In a single window of the Limnohabitans sp. 2KL-27 genome:
- a CDS encoding SDR family NAD(P)-dependent oxidoreductase → MAALGNFAPSGDYAFPYRDLVGTQVLVTGGRGTLGAAISRGFASLGAQVWCVDRSPIAADEHDPRITHRVADVRDRASLQAVQAELAQTAGLDVLVNAHGLQIRSDFAGCDEETWMTLTDVNLNGVYRSCQVFGEPMRSRGGAIVNIGSVNGVVVSGKGTPYGIQKAAVSHMTKVLAVEWAPWVRVNAVAPTAIPSGMTQDLFANPDYVRTKTQSIPLKRTGTEEDIVHAVMFLASSASGLVTGHTLMMDGGLSLV, encoded by the coding sequence ATGGCGGCTTTGGGCAACTTTGCGCCTTCGGGTGATTACGCGTTTCCCTACCGCGATCTGGTGGGCACGCAGGTGCTGGTGACCGGTGGACGCGGCACCTTGGGCGCGGCCATCAGCCGGGGGTTTGCCTCTTTGGGAGCGCAGGTCTGGTGCGTGGACCGGTCCCCGATAGCGGCGGATGAACACGATCCGCGCATCACTCACCGCGTGGCCGATGTGCGTGACCGCGCTTCATTGCAGGCGGTGCAAGCCGAATTGGCGCAGACGGCGGGCCTGGATGTGCTGGTGAATGCGCACGGCCTGCAGATTCGCTCGGACTTTGCGGGCTGTGACGAAGAGACCTGGATGACCCTGACCGATGTGAATCTGAATGGGGTTTACCGCAGCTGCCAGGTCTTTGGCGAGCCCATGCGCAGCCGGGGGGGTGCGATCGTGAACATCGGCAGCGTCAACGGGGTGGTGGTATCGGGCAAGGGCACGCCCTACGGCATTCAGAAAGCGGCCGTCTCGCACATGACCAAGGTGCTGGCGGTGGAGTGGGCTCCATGGGTGCGTGTGAATGCGGTGGCCCCCACAGCGATTCCCTCGGGCATGACGCAGGACTTGTTTGCGAACCCGGATTACGTGCGCACCAAGACGCAAAGCATTCCGCTCAAGCGCACCGGCACCGAAGAAGACATCGTGCACGCGGTGATGTTTTTGGCTTCGTCCGCCTCGGGTCTGGTCACGGGCCACACCCTGATGATGGACGGGGGCTTGTCCTTGGTTTGA
- the glnK gene encoding P-II family nitrogen regulator, producing MKLVTAIIKPFKLDEVREALSGIGVQGITVTEVKGFGRQKGHTELYRGAEYVVDFLPKVKIEAAVSDELVERVIEAIEAGARTGKIGDGKIFVYDLEQVVRIRTGETGAEAL from the coding sequence ATGAAACTGGTGACCGCCATCATCAAACCCTTCAAGCTGGACGAGGTGCGTGAAGCACTTTCGGGCATCGGCGTGCAGGGCATCACCGTGACCGAAGTCAAAGGCTTCGGTCGTCAAAAAGGCCACACCGAGCTGTACCGCGGTGCGGAATACGTGGTCGACTTTTTGCCCAAAGTGAAGATCGAAGCCGCTGTGTCCGACGAACTCGTCGAGCGCGTGATCGAAGCCATCGAAGCCGGTGCCCGCACCGGCAAGATTGGCGACGGCAAGATCTTTGTGTACGACCTCGAACAAGTGGTTCGCATCCGCACCGGTGAAACCGGCGCTGAAGCCCTTTGA
- a CDS encoding ammonium transporter: MKKLLATLALGLSLGLGVFAAASVAQAQTAPAAVTAPAAEAKPVDAAPAPAAPAAATPAAAEATPAPVPNKGDIAWMMVSTILVILMVIPGLALFYGGLVRSKNMLSVLMQVVVTFSMITVLWFIYGYSLAFTEGNAFIGGFDRLFMKGIWDNAAGTFANAATFSKGVVIPEITFAAFQATFAGITCALIVGAFAERIKFSAVLAFMVLWFTFSYLPVAHMVWFWMGPDAYTAKEVADEMTSKAGLIWQWGALDFAGGTVVHINAAVAGLVGAFMVGKRVGYGREAMAPHSLTLTMVGASLLWVGWFGFNAGSALEANGFAALAFINTLVATAGAVLAWCVGEALMRGKASMLGAASGAVAGLVAITPAAGNVGIGGGLVIGIVAGFACLWGVNGLKKMLGADDSLDVFGVHGVGGIVGALLTGVFNSPALGGPSAVGDWVTVAMVAPDAYSIASQVWIQTKAVLLTIVWSGVVSLVAFKIVDLTIGLRVTEEEEREGLDISSHGESAYHG; encoded by the coding sequence ATGAAAAAATTACTCGCTACCTTGGCCTTGGGCCTGAGTCTGGGTTTGGGTGTGTTCGCTGCGGCGTCCGTTGCCCAAGCTCAAACCGCCCCCGCTGCCGTGACGGCCCCTGCCGCAGAGGCCAAACCGGTCGATGCAGCACCGGCACCTGCAGCCCCTGCTGCTGCAACGCCCGCTGCGGCCGAAGCCACGCCAGCGCCCGTGCCCAACAAGGGTGACATTGCCTGGATGATGGTCTCCACCATCTTGGTAATCCTGATGGTCATTCCGGGCCTGGCCCTGTTCTACGGCGGCTTGGTGCGCAGCAAAAACATGCTGTCTGTGCTGATGCAAGTCGTGGTCACCTTCTCCATGATCACGGTGTTGTGGTTCATCTATGGCTACAGCCTGGCGTTCACCGAAGGCAATGCTTTCATCGGTGGTTTTGACCGCCTGTTCATGAAAGGCATCTGGGACAACGCCGCGGGCACTTTTGCCAACGCGGCCACCTTCAGCAAGGGCGTGGTCATTCCTGAAATCACCTTTGCAGCCTTCCAGGCCACGTTCGCAGGCATCACCTGTGCCCTGATCGTGGGTGCATTCGCTGAGCGCATCAAGTTCTCTGCTGTGCTTGCCTTCATGGTGCTGTGGTTCACTTTCAGCTACCTGCCAGTCGCGCACATGGTCTGGTTCTGGATGGGCCCTGACGCCTACACCGCCAAGGAAGTGGCCGACGAAATGACCAGCAAAGCCGGTCTGATCTGGCAGTGGGGTGCATTGGACTTCGCAGGCGGTACTGTGGTGCACATCAACGCTGCTGTGGCCGGTCTGGTGGGTGCCTTCATGGTGGGCAAGCGCGTGGGTTATGGCCGTGAAGCCATGGCCCCCCACAGCCTGACTTTGACCATGGTGGGTGCGTCCTTGCTGTGGGTGGGTTGGTTCGGTTTCAACGCCGGCTCGGCTCTGGAAGCCAACGGTTTTGCAGCCCTGGCCTTCATCAACACCCTGGTCGCGACAGCTGGTGCGGTGCTGGCCTGGTGCGTGGGTGAAGCCCTGATGCGCGGCAAAGCCTCCATGCTGGGCGCCGCTTCGGGTGCGGTGGCCGGCCTGGTCGCCATCACGCCAGCCGCAGGCAACGTGGGCATCGGTGGTGGTCTGGTGATCGGCATCGTGGCAGGCTTTGCTTGCCTGTGGGGTGTGAACGGTCTGAAGAAGATGCTGGGTGCAGACGACTCTTTGGACGTGTTCGGTGTGCACGGTGTGGGCGGTATCGTCGGCGCCTTGTTGACCGGTGTGTTCAACTCCCCCGCCCTGGGTGGCCCCAGCGCTGTGGGTGACTGGGTCACCGTGGCCATGGTGGCACCCGACGCTTACTCCATCGCTTCGCAAGTGTGGATCCAAACCAAAGCCGTGCTGCTGACCATTGTCTGGTCGGGTGTGGTCTCTCTCGTCGCCTTCAAGATCGTGGACCTGACCATTGGTCTGCGCGTCACGGAAGAAGAAGAGCGCGAAGGTCTGGACATTTCCTCACACGGCGAGTCGGCCTACCACGGCTAA
- a CDS encoding MmgE/PrpD family protein: MDAQWLGVLRGLHTLDLNAEPALQTRARWLVLDTMGCIMAGLRAEPVACLAQCAAAADPGSFRFTPDAGVGLSAANAAMVLAMAACWDEACEGHAGAHGRPGVAVLAALLPMASRLTYGQFLHALVLGYEIGARMGASLRINKGMHVDGNWPALGAAAAVAHALGLNPDQIAQAVQVAACQLPMSLYLPVRSGATARNTYLGHAAQLGQSAALAVASGITAPAGAVAEYAQIGLGKPPLPFDASPGFELLQGYFKPYAAVRHVHYGALAAHALRLSLEVTKIDRVVLQVYEEATIYCGNRAPQTPLQAQFSLSFGLAAMLRWGRLDPWVYREPQFQDPVLRDLEAKVQVQIDAPWTQQQQRGARVLIDCSDGTRHEHVITAVPGDAQMPFAERELTNKFLTYCEGSLSAAQAADWATQLLHAPLDARPFPFWHSP, translated from the coding sequence ATGGATGCTCAATGGCTTGGTGTTTTGAGGGGCTTGCACACGCTGGATTTGAATGCCGAACCTGCGTTGCAAACCCGTGCCCGTTGGCTGGTGCTGGACACCATGGGTTGCATCATGGCGGGCTTGCGCGCAGAGCCGGTGGCCTGCTTGGCGCAATGCGCTGCAGCCGCTGACCCGGGCAGCTTTCGCTTCACCCCGGATGCCGGAGTTGGCCTGTCGGCGGCGAATGCCGCCATGGTGCTGGCCATGGCGGCCTGCTGGGATGAGGCTTGCGAAGGCCATGCCGGCGCCCACGGACGTCCGGGTGTGGCGGTTTTGGCGGCGCTGTTGCCGATGGCTTCGCGTCTGACCTATGGGCAGTTCCTGCATGCCTTGGTGCTGGGTTACGAAATCGGGGCCCGCATGGGGGCGAGTTTGCGCATCAACAAAGGCATGCATGTCGATGGCAACTGGCCCGCCTTGGGTGCGGCGGCGGCAGTGGCGCATGCGCTGGGCCTGAACCCTGATCAAATCGCGCAAGCGGTCCAGGTGGCCGCTTGTCAATTGCCCATGAGCTTGTACTTGCCCGTGCGTTCGGGTGCCACCGCGCGCAACACCTATTTGGGCCACGCTGCGCAGCTCGGGCAAAGCGCCGCGCTGGCCGTGGCCAGTGGCATCACGGCCCCGGCTGGGGCGGTGGCCGAATACGCCCAGATCGGACTGGGCAAACCGCCATTGCCTTTTGACGCATCACCAGGGTTTGAGTTGCTGCAAGGCTATTTCAAACCCTATGCGGCGGTTCGCCATGTGCATTACGGCGCTTTGGCTGCGCACGCGCTGCGGCTGTCGCTGGAGGTGACCAAGATCGATCGCGTGGTGCTGCAGGTCTACGAAGAGGCCACCATTTACTGCGGTAACCGTGCACCCCAAACGCCTTTGCAGGCGCAGTTTTCCCTCAGCTTTGGCTTGGCCGCCATGCTGCGTTGGGGGCGGCTGGACCCTTGGGTCTACCGCGAGCCACAGTTTCAGGACCCTGTGCTGCGCGACCTGGAGGCCAAGGTGCAGGTGCAAATCGATGCCCCGTGGACACAGCAACAACAGCGCGGTGCGCGGGTGTTGATCGACTGCAGCGATGGCACCCGGCATGAACATGTCATCACAGCCGTGCCTGGCGATGCGCAAATGCCCTTCGCCGAGCGTGAATTGACGAACAAATTTTTGACTTACTGCGAGGGCAGTTTGTCAGCCGCGCAGGCCGCAGACTGGGCCACGCAGTTGCTGCACGCCCCGCTGGACGCACGCCCTTTCCCGTTTTGGCATTCACCCTAG
- a CDS encoding YifB family Mg chelatase-like AAA ATPase — protein sequence MSLSLVHSRALVGLQAPAVTVEVHLANGLPSFTLVGLADVEVKEARERVRSALQNSGLDFPHNKRITVNLAPADLPKDSGRLDLPIALGILAASGQIDASQLGGYEFAGELSLSGELRAVRGALAMSLALRQQQVRTRLVLPPGSAEEAALAPDAEVFRARHLLDVVQQFLPPSNEPPPEPGEGWARMAASTPHLPPSYANLADVKGQAGVKRVLEIAAAGGHSLLMVGPPGSGKSMLAQRFAGLLPPMSIEDALESAAVASLAGRFDLARWAQRPTAQPHHSASAVALVGGGSPPRPGEISLAHHGVLFLDELPEFPRAALEALREPLETGTITIARAARRAEFPARFQLIAAMNPCPCGYLGSATRTCRCSPDQVSRYQGKLSGPLLDRIDLHIEVPSLAAQDLLNAPPGESTETIAARSLVARERALARQGCTNAALQGQAIDTHSRLGDSATTLLQKAAAKLGWSGRSVHRSLKVARTIADLAGSDTIASVHVAEGLQYRRVLQGQ from the coding sequence ATGAGTCTCAGTTTGGTGCACAGCCGTGCCTTGGTCGGGCTGCAGGCGCCCGCAGTCACCGTTGAGGTGCATTTGGCCAATGGCTTGCCCAGCTTCACCTTGGTGGGCTTGGCCGATGTCGAGGTCAAGGAAGCCCGCGAGCGCGTGCGATCGGCCTTGCAAAACAGCGGACTGGACTTTCCGCACAACAAACGCATCACCGTCAACCTGGCCCCGGCGGACCTGCCCAAAGACTCCGGACGACTGGACTTGCCGATCGCGCTGGGCATCTTGGCCGCCAGCGGGCAGATCGATGCCAGCCAGCTCGGTGGCTACGAATTCGCGGGCGAGTTGTCGCTGTCGGGCGAGTTGCGCGCGGTTCGCGGCGCACTGGCCATGAGCCTGGCGCTGCGCCAACAGCAAGTGCGCACCCGGCTGGTGTTGCCGCCAGGCAGCGCCGAAGAAGCCGCCCTCGCGCCCGACGCCGAAGTCTTTCGTGCCCGGCATTTGCTCGATGTGGTGCAACAATTTCTGCCCCCCTCGAACGAGCCTCCGCCAGAGCCAGGCGAGGGCTGGGCACGCATGGCCGCTTCCACCCCCCACCTGCCGCCGAGCTATGCCAATCTGGCCGATGTGAAAGGCCAAGCGGGCGTCAAACGCGTGCTGGAGATCGCCGCCGCAGGCGGCCATTCGCTGCTCATGGTCGGCCCGCCAGGCTCGGGCAAATCCATGCTGGCGCAGCGTTTTGCGGGCTTGCTGCCGCCCATGTCCATTGAGGATGCGCTGGAGTCGGCGGCGGTGGCCAGTCTGGCTGGGCGCTTCGACCTGGCCCGCTGGGCGCAACGCCCTACCGCCCAGCCCCACCACTCGGCCAGTGCGGTGGCTTTGGTCGGTGGCGGCTCGCCGCCCCGGCCAGGCGAAATTTCATTGGCGCACCATGGGGTGCTGTTTCTGGACGAACTGCCCGAATTCCCCCGCGCCGCTTTGGAGGCCCTGCGCGAGCCACTGGAAACCGGCACCATCACCATCGCCCGGGCAGCTCGGCGAGCCGAGTTTCCAGCACGCTTTCAGCTGATCGCCGCCATGAACCCCTGCCCCTGCGGCTACCTGGGCAGCGCCACACGAACCTGCCGCTGCTCTCCCGACCAGGTCAGCCGCTACCAAGGCAAGCTCAGCGGCCCGCTGCTCGACCGGATCGATTTGCACATCGAAGTGCCCAGCCTGGCCGCGCAAGACCTGCTGAACGCGCCGCCCGGAGAAAGCACAGAGACCATTGCTGCCAGAAGTCTGGTCGCCCGTGAACGGGCTTTGGCCCGTCAGGGCTGCACCAACGCGGCGCTGCAAGGTCAGGCCATCGACACCCATTCTCGTCTGGGCGACAGCGCCACCACCTTGCTGCAAAAAGCCGCCGCCAAGCTGGGCTGGAGCGGGCGCAGCGTACACCGCAGCCTGAAAGTGGCCCGCACCATCGCCGATCTGGCAGGCAGCGACACCATCGCTTCGGTGCATGTGGCCGAGGGCCTGCAGTACCGGCGGGTGCTGCAAGGGCAGTGA
- a CDS encoding tripartite tricarboxylate transporter substrate binding protein produces the protein MLKTTLVTTALLAAAWLGSPVAAQTTDFPNKPVRIVVPFPPGGATDITARVVAEKLSTKWGQPVVIDNKAGAGGNVGSDLVAKSAPDGHNIVLGVTGSHSINISLYKKMPYHPLNDFEPLTQATIYPNAIVVNPQVPANNLAELIALLKKEPGKLSYGSDGNGTASHLGMEILKSKANVQLTHIPYRGSTPMITDLLGGTLMVGVTGLPAVQQHLKAGKLKMIAITTPQRAPGAPEYKTVAEQGFANFNAAPWAGFFAPKGTPKPVLDKLAQDLSDALKQPDVVQKMNELGSTVVGNKPDEFRQFVGRQIELWAEGVKISGATVD, from the coding sequence ATGTTGAAGACAACCCTTGTGACGACCGCTTTGCTGGCTGCTGCCTGGCTCGGTAGCCCTGTCGCGGCACAAACCACCGACTTTCCGAACAAGCCGGTGCGCATCGTGGTGCCTTTCCCACCGGGTGGGGCCACGGACATCACGGCCCGTGTGGTGGCCGAAAAGCTCAGCACCAAATGGGGCCAGCCCGTGGTCATCGACAACAAGGCGGGCGCTGGCGGCAACGTGGGCTCGGACCTGGTGGCCAAGTCGGCACCAGATGGCCACAACATCGTGCTGGGCGTGACCGGCTCGCATTCGATCAACATCTCTTTGTACAAGAAGATGCCCTACCACCCGCTCAATGATTTCGAGCCGCTGACGCAGGCCACGATCTACCCGAACGCGATCGTGGTGAACCCGCAGGTGCCCGCCAACAACCTGGCCGAGTTGATCGCCCTGCTGAAAAAAGAGCCGGGCAAACTCTCTTATGGCTCGGACGGCAATGGCACCGCCTCGCACCTGGGCATGGAGATTTTGAAATCCAAGGCCAATGTGCAGCTGACCCATATTCCTTACCGGGGCAGCACGCCCATGATCACCGACTTGCTGGGGGGCACCTTGATGGTGGGTGTGACGGGATTGCCAGCGGTGCAGCAGCACCTGAAGGCCGGCAAGCTCAAGATGATCGCGATCACCACCCCCCAGCGCGCCCCCGGTGCGCCTGAATACAAAACGGTGGCCGAGCAAGGCTTTGCCAATTTCAATGCTGCGCCTTGGGCAGGCTTTTTTGCGCCCAAGGGCACGCCCAAGCCGGTGCTGGACAAACTGGCCCAGGACCTGTCCGATGCGCTCAAGCAGCCCGATGTGGTACAAAAGATGAACGAGTTGGGCAGCACCGTGGTGGGCAACAAACCCGATGAGTTCCGACAGTTTGTGGGTCGCCAGATCGAGTTGTGGGCCGAGGGTGTGAAGATCTCTGGCGCCACCGTGGACTGA
- a CDS encoding TorF family putative porin, which yields MKKILVPSLIALALGSVSGLAQAQAAAPASSVSFNVGVTTDYRYRGISQSRLQPALQGGVDYADKSGFYVGAWGSTIKWIKDSGASKGTTEVDLYGGFKGAAGDVSYDVGVLRYQYFGNTLGAVANYANANTTEVYGAVTYNVFTAKYSHALTNTFGNVNSKNSYYLDLSATFDLGNGFTLTPHVGRQMINNTPLATYNDYSLTLGKDLGNGLSASAMAVSTNADTGPYTLAGKYNGKDALVVGLKYAF from the coding sequence ATGAAAAAAATCCTCGTTCCTTCCCTGATCGCCCTGGCATTGGGCTCCGTGAGCGGCTTGGCCCAAGCCCAAGCAGCAGCCCCTGCGAGCAGCGTGTCGTTCAACGTCGGCGTGACCACCGATTACCGTTACCGCGGCATTTCTCAGTCGCGTCTGCAGCCCGCCTTGCAAGGTGGTGTGGATTACGCAGACAAGAGCGGTTTTTATGTGGGTGCTTGGGGTTCGACCATCAAGTGGATCAAGGATTCCGGCGCCAGCAAAGGGACGACCGAAGTGGACCTGTATGGTGGCTTCAAAGGCGCTGCAGGCGATGTGTCTTATGACGTGGGTGTTTTGCGTTACCAGTACTTTGGCAACACGCTGGGTGCGGTGGCGAATTATGCAAATGCCAACACCACAGAGGTGTATGGCGCAGTGACCTACAACGTGTTCACAGCCAAGTACTCGCACGCCTTGACCAACACATTTGGCAACGTCAACAGCAAAAACAGTTACTACCTCGATTTGAGCGCCACGTTCGATCTGGGCAACGGTTTTACGCTGACGCCACACGTGGGTCGTCAGATGATCAACAACACACCCTTGGCCACGTACAACGACTACTCACTCACTTTGGGTAAAGATTTGGGTAATGGTTTGAGCGCTTCTGCGATGGCCGTGAGCACCAATGCCGACACAGGACCTTACACGTTGGCTGGCAAATACAACGGCAAAGATGCGCTGGTCGTCGGCCTGAAATACGCCTTCTGA